The Pseudanabaena galeata CCNP1313 genome includes a region encoding these proteins:
- a CDS encoding serine hydrolase, translated as MEPRNFSSPDATEKSREARLNKLRERRAKAVTSNSDSVLRPISSEVPPRLGRSPDSNRSPEPILGNRFSNRADRRSEGRILENKLRPLPNRQGFVEARIDQRSENRSDNRTELRPRKKTNGSNRTIPIKSSIKSLGWHVLRLAIAGIGLSVIAGTAISFWQSQQSIGAKTNATELVAKEDASTQDIAPLELKTEVTPLLSKVKELAAKEKDLVMQMMVVDLDSGAYVQVGANQPIAAASTIKTPILVAFFQDVDAGKIKLDEQLEMTADVKVGEAGDFQLLPTGTKISALETATQMIVISDNTATNMIIKRLGGLAALNQRFKSWGLNNMVIKNQLPDLEGTNTISTQDMVTLFAMIDKGKLIEPRSRDRFMDIMSRPVTKTLLPKGLGEEARIIHKTGDIGLAVGDAGIVDMPNGKRYAIAVMVKRPDNDQRANELIRQISRTTYDYFLNGGSLPASNSSPVNPTAPASQESIDSTNSPTLNNGGSGTSIIENITLPLPNATPNMSPSTSPNTSPNFINPPEVTRQNP; from the coding sequence GTGGAACCCAGAAACTTTTCATCGCCTGACGCTACCGAAAAAAGTCGAGAAGCGCGTTTAAATAAGTTGCGCGAGCGTCGCGCCAAGGCTGTGACAAGCAATAGTGACTCTGTTCTCCGCCCAATTAGTTCTGAAGTTCCACCTCGTCTAGGGCGATCTCCAGACTCAAATCGTTCCCCAGAACCGATCCTCGGCAATCGATTTAGCAATCGAGCAGATCGCCGTTCTGAAGGACGAATACTGGAGAATAAGTTAAGACCATTACCCAATCGGCAAGGTTTTGTCGAGGCACGTATTGATCAACGCTCTGAGAATAGATCTGACAATAGAACTGAGCTAAGACCACGTAAAAAAACTAATGGGAGCAATCGGACAATCCCGATCAAGTCGTCTATTAAGTCTTTGGGTTGGCATGTACTACGGTTAGCGATCGCAGGCATTGGGCTAAGTGTAATTGCTGGTACGGCCATCTCTTTCTGGCAAAGTCAGCAATCTATTGGTGCTAAAACTAATGCTACAGAATTAGTCGCGAAGGAAGATGCTAGTACACAAGATATTGCTCCCCTCGAACTCAAAACTGAGGTAACTCCTTTACTGAGCAAGGTCAAGGAATTGGCGGCTAAAGAAAAAGATCTCGTCATGCAAATGATGGTGGTTGATCTTGATTCTGGAGCCTATGTGCAAGTTGGTGCAAATCAGCCCATCGCGGCGGCTAGTACGATTAAAACCCCAATTTTGGTTGCTTTTTTTCAGGATGTGGATGCAGGCAAAATAAAGCTTGATGAGCAGCTAGAGATGACTGCGGATGTCAAGGTGGGCGAAGCGGGTGATTTTCAGCTTTTACCAACGGGTACAAAAATTTCGGCGTTGGAAACAGCAACCCAAATGATTGTGATCAGTGATAATACAGCCACTAACATGATCATTAAGCGTCTTGGTGGGCTTGCAGCACTGAATCAACGCTTCAAATCTTGGGGGTTAAATAATATGGTCATCAAGAATCAACTGCCCGATCTTGAAGGTACGAATACAATTAGTACCCAAGATATGGTGACGTTATTTGCGATGATTGATAAGGGTAAATTGATCGAGCCACGTAGTCGCGATCGCTTTATGGATATCATGAGCCGTCCAGTGACCAAAACGCTTTTGCCTAAAGGGCTTGGTGAAGAGGCTAGAATTATCCATAAAACAGGTGATATCGGTCTAGCGGTTGGTGATGCTGGGATCGTTGATATGCCTAATGGCAAACGCTATGCGATCGCGGTAATGGTTAAGCGTCCTGATAATGATCAACGCGCCAATGAGTTAATCCGCCAAATCTCGCGAACAACTTACGACTATTTTCTCAATGGTGGTAGTTTACCTGCTAGCAATTCTAGCCCTGTTAATCCCACTGCCCCAGCTTCTCAAGAGTCCATTGATTCCACAAATTCTCCAACTCTAAATAATGGTGGTAGCGGGACTAGCATTATTGAAAACATTACTTTGCCATTGCCCAATGCAACTCCGAATATGTCTCCATCAACAAGCCCAAACACATCACCAAATTTCATCAATCCACCCGAAGTAACTCGTCAAAATCCATAA
- a CDS encoding thioredoxin domain-containing protein encodes MNSEHSTSPPPATSNQLRNLLVAIAAILLTTALFFGFQAQQSSTSLDAVAAAALPIDEALANGKPTTIEFYADWCTSCQSMAADNLSLEKEYSDRMNFVMLNVDNTKWLPEVTKYRVDGIPRFIFLDRANQAIGDTTGVVPREIMAANIEAAIADQPLPHNSISSDRTSRFSEPKAADISQPRDHS; translated from the coding sequence ATGAATTCAGAGCATTCAACTAGTCCGCCGCCAGCCACTTCTAATCAATTGCGAAATTTATTAGTGGCGATCGCTGCCATCCTATTGACTACAGCCCTATTTTTCGGGTTTCAGGCGCAACAAAGTAGCACATCGCTAGATGCAGTTGCGGCGGCAGCACTGCCCATTGATGAGGCTTTAGCCAATGGAAAACCAACCACAATTGAGTTTTATGCAGATTGGTGTACCAGTTGTCAGTCGATGGCGGCAGATAATTTATCACTGGAAAAGGAATATAGCGATCGCATGAATTTTGTGATGCTAAATGTAGACAATACTAAGTGGTTGCCAGAGGTGACTAAATATCGGGTTGATGGGATTCCTCGGTTTATTTTTTTAGATCGTGCTAATCAGGCGATCGGTGATACGACAGGAGTAGTCCCTCGCGAAATTATGGCAGCAAATATCGAAGCGGCGATCGCTGACCAGCCTTTACCCCACAACAGTATTAGTAGCGATCGCACGTCACGTTTCTCTGAGCCAAAAGCCGCCGATATCTCTCAACCAAGGGATCACTCATAA
- a CDS encoding MFS transporter translates to MSNSESSFDASPYDLTQAKLTLSEKIAYGAGDLGTSITTNLLSFFLLFFFTNVAGLDPALAGVVLLIGKIFDAINDPIVGVLSDRTKSKMGRRLPWMLYAAIPFGLSFFAQWLVPSTDKMVLFWYYVIVGIVFNLFFTAVNLPYTALTPEITQDYNERTSLNTFRFTFSIGGSIVSLFIAQLIFAFFKDPARQTDSCNTGGMQYIVLGAVCAIISSFSIYWCVWGIKRRAIASDRHRLHNESIDANTEEMSFVEQLKIVFRNRPFLYVIGIYFSSWLALQITASIIPYFVVNRMQMQESDFILVTIAVQGTALVMLSVWSAVSKRFGKKEAYFMGGGIWIIAQAGLFFLEPGQTLQLYILAIMAGCGVSTAYLIPWSMIPDVTDLDELETGQRREGIFYAFMVLLQKFGLAAGLFLLGLGLSWAKFQESVPCQPLPTQPDSAVFAIRLAIGPLPTIALVIGLGLAYFYPITREVHTEILMRLSERRREQSE, encoded by the coding sequence ATGAGTAATTCCGAAAGTTCCTTTGATGCATCCCCATATGATCTTACCCAAGCTAAATTAACCCTTAGTGAAAAAATTGCCTATGGTGCAGGTGATCTTGGCACTTCGATCACCACCAATTTGCTCTCATTTTTTCTATTATTCTTTTTTACCAATGTCGCAGGACTCGATCCCGCCCTTGCTGGAGTGGTTTTATTAATTGGCAAAATCTTTGATGCCATCAATGACCCGATTGTTGGTGTACTTAGCGATCGCACCAAATCCAAAATGGGCAGGCGACTACCTTGGATGCTCTATGCAGCGATTCCTTTTGGGCTGTCTTTTTTCGCGCAATGGCTAGTGCCTAGCACCGATAAGATGGTTCTTTTCTGGTATTACGTGATTGTGGGCATTGTGTTTAATCTCTTTTTCACAGCCGTTAATCTTCCCTATACCGCGCTCACGCCCGAAATTACCCAAGATTACAACGAACGTACTAGCCTTAATACCTTCCGTTTTACCTTCTCCATCGGTGGCAGTATTGTCTCGTTATTTATCGCCCAATTAATTTTTGCCTTCTTTAAAGATCCTGCACGGCAGACGGATAGCTGTAATACAGGTGGAATGCAATATATTGTGCTGGGTGCAGTCTGTGCAATTATTTCCAGTTTCTCGATTTATTGGTGTGTCTGGGGAATTAAAAGAAGAGCGATCGCCAGCGATCGGCATCGACTTCATAATGAATCGATTGATGCGAATACGGAAGAAATGAGTTTTGTAGAGCAACTAAAAATTGTGTTTAGAAACCGTCCATTTCTTTATGTGATTGGGATCTATTTCAGTTCATGGTTAGCACTACAAATTACCGCATCGATTATTCCGTACTTTGTCGTGAATCGGATGCAAATGCAAGAGAGTGATTTCATTCTCGTAACGATCGCAGTTCAAGGTACAGCCCTAGTCATGTTGTCAGTATGGAGTGCGGTTAGTAAGAGGTTTGGTAAAAAAGAAGCCTATTTTATGGGTGGAGGGATTTGGATCATTGCTCAAGCGGGGCTATTCTTTTTAGAACCAGGACAGACCTTACAACTCTATATTCTGGCGATTATGGCAGGTTGTGGGGTTTCCACCGCCTACCTGATTCCTTGGTCAATGATTCCTGATGTCACGGATCTTGATGAGCTAGAGACAGGTCAACGCCGCGAAGGAATTTTCTATGCCTTCATGGTGCTATTACAAAAGTTTGGGCTAGCGGCTGGTTTGTTTCTGCTTGGTCTGGGTTTGTCATGGGCAAAATTTCAAGAGAGTGTGCCTTGTCAGCCATTACCAACTCAGCCTGATTCGGCAGTATTTGCAATTCGCTTAGCGATCGGTCCTTTGCCGACGATCGCTCTTGTGATTGGTTTAGGTTTGGCATATTTTTATCCGATTACTCGCGAGGTGCATACAGAGATTTTGATGCGCCTATCAGAAAGAAGAAGAGAACAAAGCGAGTAA
- the infB gene encoding translation initiation factor IF-2 — MSISNRVRLYELSRELDLDTKDVIAVCEKLNIVVKSHSSTITESEAELVRIKAPQHYPKTTDPKTSEKKAIAVAKTKESDARIAKQQILAVTKPTIRLNTPPVSGNVGATPPLHPPLNSSNAIAEPSSEPPAKTAVINPPLPMPSASSLVKPPSRPSVPEGNLSESTPAPKIELTSETELTSPVNPQAIKDSQPTSPSEPKTELIAPPTAPKSPEKAAVSSPAKITVEEPAIAARVNNPSKQAPKEPPRKENPRSERPPAEKAERPLAPKQALVSVSPPQVKLNKPVAPERPKPPVSATPKAVIAPKPPAARPSDESRISAKANQSKSEQDRSEQVKQEINPETVRVNKPEKPKLNKPAEQPVAPANGRPQGRGPKLVKDSVLIERGITAPTEPPHNLRPPMPTLMRAPEKPVIADKTGKKPDAAGGFNPALPELLEKPTLPNKASKRKGKSKEEEEKDLLELKEKNRLNKPKRYLRDFADDDDDAADLEAAAELAQISLSLARPAARPKAVAVPSKPTMAADIKPTQKGKRSAPSRDRRHQQVEIIPEKPTSVEIEEGMTVAVLAKRLVLSETEVIRTLFMKGIMANINQTLDVGTAKMVAAELGYEVHDPEVVELALKTEMIDVGDLDKLQRRPPVVTIMGHVDHGKTTLLDAIRKSKVAQGEAGGITQHIGAYHVDVEHNGQKQQIVFLDTPGHEAFTAMRARGTKVTDIAVLVVAADDGVQPQTIEAISHARAAKVPIVVAINKVDKVEAQPDRIRQELTEYALVAEEWGGDTIMVPVSAIRRENLDTLLEMILLVAEVEDLQANPNRTAKGTVIEAHLDKAKGPVATLLVQNGTLRVGDIFVAGAAFGKVRAMVDDRGVRVDKASPSFAVEVLGLGDVPAAGDEFEVYLDEKQARAIADQRTMDQRQARLVQAMASRRVTLGTLSEKVKEGDLKELNIILKADVQGSLEAILGSLAQLPQREVQLRILLSAPGEITENDISLAAASSAVVLGFNTTMAPGARQAADDLGVDFRDYNVIYKLLEDIQDAMEGLLDPEMVEEYLGQAEVRAIFTIGKGAVAGCYVQNGKLIRNCNVRVKRGNEVVHSAVLDSLRRVKDDAKEVASGFECGISLAKFSTWKEGDIIEAFRMVTKRRTLATS; from the coding sequence ATGAGTATAAGCAATCGAGTTCGACTATATGAACTCTCGCGAGAGCTAGATCTCGACACCAAAGATGTCATCGCGGTGTGTGAGAAATTAAATATAGTTGTCAAAAGTCATAGTAGTACAATTACAGAATCAGAGGCGGAATTGGTACGTATCAAAGCCCCTCAACATTATCCCAAAACGACTGATCCCAAAACTTCTGAAAAGAAAGCAATTGCTGTGGCAAAGACCAAAGAATCCGATGCTCGTATTGCCAAGCAACAAATTCTTGCTGTTACCAAGCCCACAATCCGTCTCAATACTCCGCCCGTCTCTGGTAATGTAGGAGCTACACCTCCTCTGCATCCGCCTCTTAACTCATCTAATGCGATCGCTGAGCCTAGCTCAGAACCTCCTGCTAAAACTGCTGTTATCAACCCTCCCTTGCCCATGCCCTCTGCTTCTTCATTAGTTAAGCCTCCTAGTCGTCCTTCTGTCCCAGAAGGCAATCTGTCCGAATCCACACCTGCGCCCAAAATTGAATTAACATCAGAAACAGAATTGACCTCACCAGTAAATCCCCAAGCGATCAAAGACTCTCAGCCAACATCGCCATCAGAACCAAAGACAGAATTAATTGCGCCGCCAACTGCCCCCAAATCACCAGAAAAGGCTGCTGTATCGAGTCCTGCGAAAATCACAGTTGAGGAGCCAGCGATCGCCGCAAGGGTAAACAACCCATCCAAACAAGCACCCAAAGAGCCCCCCCGCAAAGAAAATCCAAGATCTGAACGACCACCAGCCGAAAAAGCTGAACGTCCTCTTGCGCCCAAACAAGCTTTGGTAAGTGTGTCACCCCCTCAAGTCAAGTTAAATAAGCCTGTAGCGCCAGAGCGTCCTAAACCTCCTGTGTCTGCTACACCTAAAGCAGTTATTGCTCCCAAACCTCCAGCCGCCAGACCTTCAGATGAGTCAAGGATTTCAGCAAAAGCTAATCAAAGTAAGTCGGAACAAGACAGGTCTGAGCAGGTCAAACAAGAAATCAATCCAGAAACAGTTAGGGTAAACAAGCCTGAAAAGCCAAAACTGAACAAGCCTGCTGAACAACCTGTGGCTCCTGCTAACGGTAGACCTCAAGGTCGTGGACCAAAATTGGTCAAGGACTCAGTACTCATTGAAAGGGGGATCACCGCTCCGACCGAGCCTCCCCACAACTTGCGTCCTCCGATGCCCACCTTAATGCGTGCGCCTGAGAAGCCAGTAATTGCTGACAAAACTGGCAAGAAACCTGATGCTGCGGGCGGATTTAATCCTGCATTACCTGAACTTTTGGAAAAACCCACTCTGCCAAACAAAGCAAGTAAGCGCAAGGGTAAGTCTAAGGAAGAAGAAGAAAAGGATTTATTAGAGCTTAAAGAAAAGAATCGCCTGAATAAGCCCAAGCGCTATCTGCGTGATTTTGCAGATGATGACGATGATGCCGCCGATCTGGAAGCTGCTGCTGAGCTTGCTCAGATCAGTTTGTCTCTAGCTCGTCCTGCGGCTCGCCCTAAAGCCGTAGCAGTGCCATCAAAGCCAACCATGGCGGCTGACATCAAGCCCACACAAAAGGGTAAAAGATCTGCACCAAGTCGCGATCGCCGTCATCAACAAGTCGAAATTATTCCTGAAAAGCCTACTTCGGTGGAAATTGAAGAGGGTATGACCGTCGCTGTACTAGCCAAGCGCCTAGTACTTTCTGAGACAGAAGTGATTCGCACCCTGTTTATGAAGGGGATCATGGCGAATATTAACCAAACCCTTGATGTCGGTACTGCCAAAATGGTGGCAGCGGAACTGGGATATGAAGTCCACGATCCTGAAGTCGTCGAGCTAGCGCTCAAGACCGAAATGATCGATGTTGGCGACCTCGATAAACTGCAGCGTCGTCCTCCCGTAGTTACGATCATGGGACATGTTGACCATGGTAAAACAACCCTACTTGATGCAATTCGGAAGAGTAAAGTCGCTCAAGGAGAAGCAGGTGGTATTACTCAACATATTGGTGCATATCACGTCGATGTTGAGCATAATGGTCAGAAACAGCAAATCGTCTTCCTTGATACTCCTGGACACGAAGCCTTTACCGCCATGCGTGCGCGTGGTACAAAGGTTACAGACATTGCCGTACTGGTTGTTGCTGCCGATGATGGTGTACAACCTCAAACCATTGAAGCGATCAGCCATGCCCGTGCTGCTAAAGTACCAATCGTTGTTGCCATTAACAAAGTTGACAAGGTTGAAGCTCAACCCGATCGCATTCGCCAAGAGTTAACTGAATATGCTCTCGTTGCCGAAGAATGGGGTGGCGACACAATCATGGTTCCTGTAAGCGCGATCCGTCGCGAGAACCTTGATACCTTGCTGGAAATGATCTTGCTGGTTGCTGAAGTTGAAGATTTACAGGCGAACCCCAACCGTACTGCTAAGGGTACAGTCATTGAAGCTCACCTCGACAAGGCGAAGGGTCCCGTAGCAACATTGCTAGTTCAAAACGGTACATTGCGCGTTGGTGATATCTTCGTGGCTGGTGCTGCCTTTGGTAAGGTACGTGCCATGGTGGACGATCGCGGTGTACGTGTCGATAAAGCTTCGCCATCCTTTGCGGTGGAAGTCCTTGGTTTGGGCGATGTCCCTGCGGCGGGTGATGAGTTTGAAGTCTACCTTGATGAAAAACAAGCCCGTGCGATCGCCGATCAACGCACCATGGATCAACGTCAAGCCCGCTTGGTACAAGCCATGGCTTCACGTCGGGTCACCCTTGGTACTTTGTCCGAAAAAGTCAAAGAAGGCGATCTCAAGGAACTCAATATTATCCTCAAAGCGGATGTTCAAGGCTCCCTCGAAGCCATTCTTGGTTCTTTGGCTCAACTACCTCAGCGCGAAGTCCAACTTCGTATACTCCTGTCGGCTCCTGGGGAAATCACCGAAAACGATATCAGTTTAGCGGCGGCTAGCTCGGCGGTTGTACTTGGTTTCAATACCACAATGGCTCCTGGTGCAAGACAGGCTGCGGATGACCTTGGTGTTGACTTCCGTGATTACAACGTTATCTATAAGCTCTTGGAAGATATCCAAGACGCAATGGAAGGTTTACTCGATCCTGAAATGGTCGAGGAATACCTTGGTCAAGCTGAAGTCCGCGCCATCTTTACGATTGGTAAGGGGGCTGTGGCTGGTTGCTATGTCCAGAATGGCAAGCTGATCCGCAACTGTAATGTCCGTGTCAAACGTGGCAATGAGGTTGTACATTCAGCCGTGCTTGACTCGCTGCGACGGGTTAAGGATGACGCGAAGGAGGTTGCCTCTGGATTTGAGTGCGGTATCTCCCTTGCGAAGTTCTCGACATGGAAAGAGGGCGATATCATCGAAGCTTTCCGTATGGTCACCAAGCGTCGCACGCTAGCTACTTCTTAA